The sequence TAACATTGGCCGATTGACAAATTTGAGGCATCTCAACCTTTCTAATTCTTACTTTGATGAAAAAATCTCAACAGAAATCTCATACCTTTCcaatttggtttcacttgatcTTTCTTATAGTGATGGATTACAACTTGATGAGAGAACAATTGAAACAATGCTTCACAACTTTACAGATCTGGAGTTACTAGCTCTCCCTCTTGGCGACTTCTCATCACCGATACCTGTAAGTATTCATCCCAATAGCAGCCTCTTCCAGCTTAATCATCTCCACACACTAAACCTTTATAACAATtacttttattcttcttcttcgatCCCACATAACATTGGCCGATTGAGGAATTTGAGGCATCTAAAACTCTCTGGCTTTGATGGGAAAATCCCAACAGAAATCTCATACCTTTCcaatttggtttcacttgatcTTTCTCCTCCTTATGAGTATGAATTACAACTTGATGAGAGAACATTTGAAGCAATGCTTCAGAACTTCACAAATCTGGAGATACTTTCTCTCTCCTTAACGGAGTTGGATATATCATACACAGGCATCTCTGGTTCCATTCCTGATTCAATTGGCACCTTGAAATCCTTGAATATCTTGATCCTCCATAGATGTCAATTCTCTGGTTCCATTCCTGATTCCATAGGCAACCTAACACAAATTACGAGGTTGGATTTATCTTTTAATCATTTCACTGGCCATATTCCTTCCACAATCTCTAAATTGAAGCACCTCACACATTTGGATCTTTACTCCAACTCCTTTTCAGGTGAAATTCCAGATGTTTTCTCTAATCTCCAAAAGCTAAGGGGTTTATATCTTTCTTCCAACTCCTTTTCAGGTGAAATTCCTGATGTTTTCTCTAACCTCCAAGAGCTACGTTATTTACGTCTTTCTGACAACTCCTTTTCAGGTGAAATTCCTGATGTTTTCTCTAACCTCCAAAAGCTAAGTGGTTTAGATCTTTCTGAAAACAGCTTCACTGGTCCGTTTCCTTCTCCACTTTTAAGCTTGACACAACTTGAAACCTTAGACTTGTCGAGAAATTCTCTATCTGGACCACTGCCTAGAAATGCAAGCATGCTTCAAAAGCTAGCCGAGCTGGATTTGTCTTACAACTCACTGAATGGTACCATACCATCTTGGGTGTTTAGCCTACCTTTGCTACCTTCACTGTCGCTCCAACATAACCAATTCAGAGGGCTTGCTGATGAAGTGATCAAAACAAACCCAACATTAAAAGAACTGCATTTAAGCAATAATCAACTCAGTGGTTCTTTTCCTCAATCACTTGTGAATCTCACAAACCTTGAAACCCTTGGAATTTCATCAAATAACATCACCATTGATGAGGGTATGAATATCACCTTTCTTAGCCTATCATCTTTATTCTTATCATCTTGTCAACTGAAGGATTTTCCACACTTCTTGAGAAATGTAAAGACACTTGTCTACTTGGATATTTCTAACAATAAAATTCGTGGTCAAATTCCTGACTGGTTTAGTGGCATGAGATGGGACTCATTACAGTTCCTAAACCTTTCTCATAATTCATTGACAGGCCACGTACCACAATTTCATTACTATAACGTACAGTATCTTGATCTGAAATTTAACTCCCTTCAGGGTCCACTACCTTCATCCATTTGTAACATGAGTTCGCTTATCTTATTAGATTTATCACGCAACAACTTCAGTGACTCAGTTCCACATTGCTTGGGAAGCATGGCTAGTCTAACGGTGCTAGACTTAAGAAGGAACAATTTCACAGGGAGTCTTCCCCCATTATGTGCACACAGCACTTCGTTGAGTACCATTGTCATAAATGGTAATCAATTTGAAGGACCTGTACCTGTGTCGTTGCTCAAGTGTGGTGGTCTAGAAGTACTTGATGTGGGGAACAATGCTATAAATGACAGGTTTCCATCTTGGCTTGGAACTCTTGAATACCTGCAGGTCCTTATATTAAAGTCGAACAAGTTCCATGGACCTATAAGTACGTGTCTGACTAAGTTTTGCTTTCCCAAGTTGCGAATTTTTGATCTTTCTCATAATGATTTCAGTGGCTCACTTCCTGCAAAAGTTTTTGGAAACTTCAAGGTAATGATCAAATTAGATGACGAAGACACAAGAGAGATAAAGTACATGAAATCTGTGTTGTATTGGCCATTTGTCACATCGTATGAGGATTCAGTGAGTTTGGTAATCAAAGGGCAGGATATTGAGCTACAAAGAATCAGCACAATTACGACAACCATAGATCTCTCAAGCAACCATTTTGAAGGTGTCATTCCGAAAACACTAAAGGATCTCAGATCACTTTGGCTACTCAATTTATCTCATAACAATCTCAGAGGAGATATTCCAATGAAATTAGGACAATTGAGTATGCTTGAAGCTTTAGATCTCTCTTGGAATCGGCTCACTGGAAAGATTCCACAGGAATTGACAAGAATAAACTTTCTCGCCTTCTTAAACCTCTCTCAAAATCATCTCGTCGGACCGATTCCTCAAGGTCGGCAATTCAACACATTTGAAAATGACTCATATGGTGGCAACCTTGATTTATGTGGTGGTCCTTTAACAAAGAAATGTGGAACGAGTGATTCATCGCATGTTCCTCAACAATTGGAGTCCGAAGAAGAAGGCgagtcatatttttttagtgGATTTACTTGGGAATCAGTAGTCATAGGCTACAGCTGTGGACTAGTTGTTGGAACTGTCATGTGGAGTCTCATGTTTAAATATCGTAAGCCAAAATGGTTTGTGGAGTTTTTTGATGGACTCATGCCTCACAAAAGAAGAAGGCCAAAGAAGAGAGCTCAGAGACGAAGGACTTGATGGAAGATTGAGAGGGCTAAATtgtctttgtttgattttgtggacTAATTAGTGAACTGTtctgtttttgtcttttttaattttctatttgttgtttgtatatgtTAGAAACATAACTATATGTGTGTTGTTTTAGTATCAATGGTTATTCAAGCTATGTTAGTTTGTTTCTGTTTCAAATTGACAGAAGTGATCTACATAGCCACTCATTAGCTATGTTACttggatttttcaaaaatgtcaaaGAGTATGTGTTGGATTCTTCAAAAGTTGTGTATTTCTTAAGGAACCAACATGGGTGCGACATCATCATATTTaaggagagtccgagcaacatagctcattaatacaacaaaattggaaaaaatagTGCAGTAAGCATATAGAGTTTGGTTCATGATTGAAATTAGTTTATATTTGTGAAAATTGATGTATAAGAATACTTAAAACTACAGAAGTGGCTAAAAATTTTGTGGTACTTCATCTTTCTAGTCATAAAACATCCTTAAATTTTGATCTTCAGGTGGAATGATCTTCACCAAGTTATTCAAAACATACTAATTAAGCTGGAAGAcacatatcaaacaaaattttgtataaaaaCCAAGTAAaagcacaaaaataaaattccacAAGGAGGAAATGAAGGACTTAAATCATATCTTTaattattcttcatttttttcctaaCTTGACTTAGTCAAGCAATAGTTTCCGTCATTGGAAATTTCTTAGAAGTTCTGCAGAAAATTGACATGTCTTGactttttatgattatataGTTTCCGTAGAAAAAATGCACTAAAATTTATTGCATTCATACAACTTGGTTTCGCTTGATTAAAGTGTCCCTTCTTGTCTTATGGAAGATGAAATGGAGTAACATCATGTCTTTATtgttcatttattattattttttctcaattgacTTGGTCATACAATAGTTTCTCTCTTT comes from Solanum stenotomum isolate F172 unplaced genomic scaffold, ASM1918654v1 scaffold19995, whole genome shotgun sequence and encodes:
- the LOC125850883 gene encoding receptor-like protein 9DC3; this translates as MSSLILLDLSRNNFSDSVPHCLGSMASLTVLDLRRNNFTGSLPPLCAHSTSLSTIVINGNQFEGPVPVSLLKCGGLEVLDVGNNAINDRFPSWLGTLEYLQVLILKSNKFHGPISTCLTKFCFPKLRIFDLSHNDFSGSLPAKVFGNFKVMIKLDDEDTREIKYMKSVLYWPFVTSYEDSVSLVIKGQDIELQRISTITTTIDLSSNHFEGVIPKTLKDLRSLWLLNLSHNNLRGDIPMKLGQLSMLEALDLSWNRLTGKIPQELTRINFLAFLNLSQNHLVGPIPQGRQFNTFENDSYGGNLDLCGGPLTKKCGTSDSSHVPQQLESEEEGESYFFSGFTWESVVIGYSCGLVVGTVMWSLMFKYRKPKWFVEFFDGLMPHKRRRPKKRAQRRRT